The nucleotide sequence CGCTTCAACGCTCTCAACATCAATTCCCAACCCAGAAGTGGCATTTGCTTGCGGATCGGCATCAATCAGTAATATTTTTTTTTCTAATGCACCTAACGATGCCGCTAAATTAACAGATGTGGTGGTTTTTCCAACACCACCTTTTTGATTCGCTATAGCAATGATTTTACCCATTTTTTCTTTACAAAAATTTGAAGTGTAAAAATACAATTAATTATCTTAACTAAAAATGCTTATTTTATTTTATCATTTCTTTTAGAAAACATTTTGGTTAAGTTTTAGGTATGGTGTTTAAATTCAAAAATATAATTAGGTACTAAAATAAAATTCAATACGTTAATTTAATATAAATACCACTTATTGTTTTAATGTAATGGGTATTTTTGGCAAATAGTATGTGTTTAAGAATGAATATTAAAAAAATAACCTTTTTATTTATCTTGTTTATTGCTGATAAATCAATAGCTCAAATAGATTCATTGCGTATTAAAATAGATTCTGTTCAACAAATTACTGAAGATGTTGTGGTTGATAATCTAAATCGACCTGTTAAAAACAAGGATATTGTGCGTATTGCAGATGCGTTTGCTTATACGCTAACATCACCGATTAGATGGGGAAAAGAAGATTGGTTAACGGCAGGTGGGGCAATTGGCGGAACAATGCTTTTATCTTTAGCAGACAAACCGGTATATGATTTGATGAATAACAATCGTTCTCGATTTTTTGATAATTTGGGAGAATTTGGTTATCACAATGGTAAACCTTATGCTGCTGTGGTGGTTGCAGGTGGTTTTTATGCCACAGGCTGGATTATTAACGATGAGTGGACAAAAGAAACGGCTGCAATTTTAACATCGGCTTATTTAACATCGGGTGTTTTGCAAAGCTCCTTAAAAAAAATTGTGGGTAGGGCAAGACCAAATGAAGGTTTAGGTAATTATGAGTTTCATCCGTTTAAAAATGATCCGGGATTTAGTTCTTTTCCTTCGGGACACTCACAAATTGCCTTTGTAACGGCAATGGTTCTGGCAGAACGTGTAGATCAAACGTGGTTAAAAGCAGTGTTTTATACAGGTGCCGCAGTTACTATTGGAAGTAGGATGTACGCCAATGCCCACTGGATTACCGATGTTACTTTTGGAAGTTTATTAGGATATTTTTGTACCAAAACGGTAATTAAACGTTTTGAACAAAATAAGTATGGTAAAACTTTTTCGGGCTTTACCAATAAAAATAAAATTAAATGGCAAATCATTCCGTCTTATAATGGAATAGGGGTAATTGGTACGTTTTGATAGGAAACCATTTCTAAAAAACTTATCCTAATAAAAAAGTCCGCTCTTTTTAGAACGGACTTTAATTGTAATTTCACATATATATTATTGTAGCACCTTGTGGCGGTTGTCTTCAATATCGGCATTTTGATACATTGCACTGTAAATTAAACTTTGTACCATTTGGCGGTTATTTGTACCTACTTTCTGTTTAAAAGTTAAATAATTTGGTAAATCAACTGCTTTGGTAATGTTTTTGGTTTTAACCATATACACACCGTTACGTCCGTCAATTAATTTAGATGTTTCGTTAGCTTTTCTTCCTAAGGCGTTACCAACAACTAAAGGTTCTTGGAAACCGTTTACCATTGGGTTTGCTCCGGTTACATCAATAGCATTTACAATTCCAACTTTTGCATTTTTAGAAACTTCTTCTAAAGTGTTACCTGCCATTTGCTTGCGGATAATTTCTGCTTTTTTCTCGTTCATTAAAATAGGTTCAACTGTTGAACGAGCATCTTCCGCGTCCATTAACTCTGTATCGTTGATGTTTACTAATTTTACAACTAAATAACCATCGGCAGAATCGAATTTTTTTACATCGCCTATCTTAGTTTTGCTGTTATATGCCCAACGAATTGCATCGGTATGCGAACCTTCAACACCAACTAATTGTTCGTCAAAAGGACTGATTTTTGTAGCTGGGAAAGAAGTTAAACCTTGAGTGGTAGCTTCTTTGGCAAAATCTTTTCCGTTTTCAACATTTTCCAAGAACTTGTTAGCTTGCGAATAAATTTGATCCTGTGTTTTTGTAGATGGTTCTATTTTTTTAGCGATAGTTGCTAACTGAACACCTTCTTTCTCGTTGATTTTGTCCACTTTTAAAACGTGGAAACCAAAGTCAGATTCTACCAAACCTAATTTACCCACCGGGTTGTTAAAAATGTATTGATCAAACGTTGGAACCATTTGTCCTTTTCGAATGTTTGGGTATTTTCCGCCTGTTCCTTTAGAACCTGAATCATTCGTGTTTTCTGTAGCTAATGCAGCAAAATTTGCTCCGCCTTGTGCTTGTTTTAATAAAGCTTCGGCTTTTGCCTTTGCTTCGGCTTTTGTTAAACTAACAGTAGCATCAGCTTTCATTGCACCTTTGTATGCAATTAAAATATGCGAAGCATCAACTGTTTCTGTGGTATTCTTTTTAGCAATTACTTTAGATACGGCATAATAATCGTTAAATACGTATGGTCCGTAAATTGATCCTATAGGTGCATTGAACAATTTTTCAGCGTGTTCAGCAGGTAATTGTTCTTTTGCGTAGTAAGTTGAATCAAAAGGAACATCAGAATTTAAATTAACAAATTCTTTAACATCTGTTGCTTTTGTAAATCCTGAAATAGTATCATTTTTATTGGTAGTTTGGTTAAAAATTACCGATGGTTTCAATAAATCTTCCACTAATTGTTTTGCTTGTGCTTCGTCTTCTTTAGAAGGTTTGTTTGCAACAAAAACATATTCTACCTTGCGAGAAGGAGTTGTTTTAAATTGTTTTGCGTGTTTTTTAATATATGCAGTAATGTCTTCATTGGTTACTTTTACCTGCTCGTCATTCACAGTGTTGAAAGGAACGGTAACGTAATCAAAAGATACTTTTGTAGCTTCGTTTTTGTAAGCCATTTTAGCTTCTGCTGTAGTGGTTACAATTGCACCTTTGATCATATTCATATACATTTGCTCTTTAGCAAAATTGCCTAACTGATCTTCGTAAGCCAACCACGCGTTCCATTGTTGCGAACCAGAGGCTTTCATTTGAGCTAAAAAGGTGTTGAATTTATTGATGTCAAATTGTCCGGCATCATTTAAGAACTGTGGGTTTTGAGAAAAACTTGGATGTGTTTTAATAACATTTATCAATTGATCTTTTCCTAAACGCAAGCCGGCTTTTTCTAACTGATCGTTAAACAAAATAGTGCGTACTTCGTTAGTCCATACCTGATTGTATAGTTGTGCACCTTTGCCCTGACCGCTTTGTTCAAGGTTGTTGATTTTATTTGTGTAATCGACTGCGGAAATTGCAGTGCCGTTTACTTCACCAACATTGCGCGAATTAAAATTGATGCCTCCGCTTAATAAATCTCCAGCGATAAATGCTAGTAAACAAAATCCGATTACGCCAATAAGTAATCCCGATTTCTCTCTAATTTTCTGTAAAACTGCCATTTTATATTATGTGAAATTCTTTCAAGGAGCGAAAATACAATTATCTGTTAAATAAAAAAAAAGAATAGCAAAAAATACACTTTAATTTTAGTGTATTAATTATAAGATAGTCAATGAAACCGTTTTAATTCTAGTGTTTGTAGCTGCCAGAATTTTTATTTTGAATGGTTTTATGATGATGATTTCTTTAGCTTTTGGCTGACGTTTTAAGTGGTTAAAGATAAATCCGCCTAATGTATGATAGTTTTCTGATGAAGGAATTGATATGTTAAATTTTTCTTCAATGTCATCAATTTCTAATGTTGCCGAAAAAATAAATTCGGTTTCTGATAGTTGTTTAGCAATCAATGTATCGTCGTGCTCATCGGTAATTTCGCCAAAAAGCTCTTCTATAATGTCTTCTAAAGTAACCAGTCCCACAATATCATTTTCTTGATTTTTAACCAGTGCAATTGATTTTTTACGCAATGTAAGTGTGTTTAAAAGGTCTTTTATCAATAAATCGTCATAAACATACACAAACGGACGAATAAAATTTTCTATGGGTTGTTGTAACTGCAATAAATCGTATGTATGCAAATAGCCTACAAAATGCTCGCCGGTATCATTTGTAATGAGAATTTTAGAAAAACCAGTGTCAATAAATTGTTTGCGAATGGTTTCAATACTGTCGGTTTCGGTTACAAACTCAAATTCATTACGCGGCGTCATAATCTCTTTTACTTTTACTTTGGGAAATGACAGGGCGTTTTTTAAAATTTCAAATTCGTTTTCTAACTGTTCTTGTTGGTTGCTGGCTTGAATTTGCTGAGAAATGTATGTGCCTAAATCGCCGGTGCTAAGCAGGTTAAATTCGGTATCTTTTGCGTGAGGATATTTTTTGTATAACGATTTTTCGGTTATCGTGATAAAAAACTGTGCAATATTGCCGAACAATTTCAGTATAACTTGAATAAAAGGTTTTGCTGCCAGAATGATTTCATTGGCAAAAGGCTTAACGAAGGTTTGAGGGATAAATTTTGAGATAATGTATAGAGCAATCAGGAAAACGACTATTTTCCACAAATCATCTGTTTCGTACGAATGTAAAAAAGTGGTAAAAAACAGTAAGCTTAATACAGTAATAAAAATGCTGTTACCCACTTTTAACGAACCAATAAATAAACGAGGCTGCTCGGTAACTGTTTTTAGGTAATGGTTTTTGTCTTCGTTTTTTTTAGATTCTAAATTCAGGTAAATTTTATTTGCATTAGAATATGCGATCATTAACCCTGAACAAATTAGTATGCAAATACTAAAAAATATGAATCCAAAAGTAATCATTTATTGTTTGTTTTGCGGAAAACGTTTAATGCTTCGTAACCTAAAGATAAACATAAAGATTGCTGCTGCTGCTAAAATTAATCTAATTGTAAAATCTTCGTTATTTAAATAAGCGTTGTAAGCATCATAAATGAAAAACAAGGCAAATAACAAATAAATATAGGCTATAATTTTATAAACTTTCATTGTTCACTTCTTTTAATTCTGCACGATTTTGCTGTGCATTTACAATTTTAAAATTTTGATCAAAATCTACTCCAATTCCATCAAAAAAACTTTTGTTTTTATCGGTAACCTTAAAATAATGCTCGGTAAAAAACCAGTTGTTTTTTTGATCGTAGTACATTTGGTTGGTTTTTAGTATTTTACCATCGTATGATGTGATTGTAACATTGCCTGTTAAATTAATCATTCCTGTTTTGTTATAAACAGTTGCTTGGTCGGCAACAATGTAATTTTTGTTTTTGTTGCTGTCGTAAACTGTTACTTTAACACCTTTGGGAAAATGATTAAACGGATATTTTGCTTTGCCGTAATCTAACATTTTAACGGCGTACATTTCAGCCTTTATTTTGGCAGAATCGGTGTACTTTACGTTAATAGAATCGGCTTCTCCGCTGGCAAACAGTTGTTTTTTGCTTAAGTTCTGAATGTCTTTTAAATCGTTGTTACAAGCCGTTAAAACAAATGATAAAGCAATAATATGGGCAAAATATCGTTTCAATTAATCAAATTTTCTGCGTTTAAACCAAACATCGTTGAAAGAAAAACCTATATTAATGCCATAATAATTTTCTTTTACCAATCCCATATTGGTATTACCTCTTTGTCCGTATTCAAACCCTAAATTGATGTTTGAATTGAATCTTCCAACAGGAAATCCTAAACCTACATTAGCATTCAAGCCTTTAATTTCTTCTTTGTTGATAATCAATCCGGTGTTTTCGTAATTTATACCGGCACGATACGTCATACGTTGAAAATAACTTGTGAACGAATTGTATTTAGGGGTGTAAAAACCACCTACGCCAATTTTCATATAATCGTTGTAAGAAGCATTTTCGTAAGCGTAAAACGAATTGTATTTTGATGTTTGTGTTGAAGTATATTCGGCACCTACAAACCATTTTAAATGATTGCCGATACCTGCACCAATTGAATAATTGGTTGGTAACAACATTTTTTCGTTTTCTGCCATTTCGTTAGACGAATCAATCTCGTCAAGACTGCCACTGCTGTTTAATTTTACCGTACTTTTTATTTTTTCCTGATCGTTTTTTAACTTCATTTCAGGACTAAAAGTAGCACTTGCGTACAAAGTTAAATTCTTGTTTAAAGGTTGTTGGTAGTTTAATCCGGCATTAACGTTAAGTCCGCTGTAATTATTAAGGTATCTATAACGTGTACCGCGGTCTAATGCCACACCTTCGCCATTATCGGTTATAAATTTGGTAAGGCTGGTTTCGGTATCGCCAAAAATATAAGCTCCATCAACACCAATACTGAAATTTTTGTTGATTTTATAACCAAAACCTAAAAAAGTTCTGTTTAAACCACCTTCTCCTATGTATTGACGAGCTTCGGTCATTCCTTGATCGTTAATGTTTGTGTTCTGTATATTGTATCCCACAAATGAGTAAGGCATAATACCCACGGCAACACTAAAATTGCCGGCAGGGAAAGCTAATGACAAATAATCAAATGAACCGCTTGTGGTTTTTTCTTTTCCGCTTTGGTTTTCCAGATTGTTTCCTTTGTAAGACGCACCCATTGAAAAAGTAGTGGTTTTCAGTTTGGCATACGACGCCGGATTTAGTGTATTAATGTGTAAACTGTCGCTGAAAACCGCCAAAGCCCCCATTGATTTGATTTCATTTGAGCCTTTAAAGTGTTTGTCGCCAAAACCATAATAAGAATATG is from Flavobacterium dauae and encodes:
- a CDS encoding phosphatase PAP2 family protein; amino-acid sequence: MNIKKITFLFILFIADKSIAQIDSLRIKIDSVQQITEDVVVDNLNRPVKNKDIVRIADAFAYTLTSPIRWGKEDWLTAGGAIGGTMLLSLADKPVYDLMNNNRSRFFDNLGEFGYHNGKPYAAVVVAGGFYATGWIINDEWTKETAAILTSAYLTSGVLQSSLKKIVGRARPNEGLGNYEFHPFKNDPGFSSFPSGHSQIAFVTAMVLAERVDQTWLKAVFYTGAAVTIGSRMYANAHWITDVTFGSLLGYFCTKTVIKRFEQNKYGKTFSGFTNKNKIKWQIIPSYNGIGVIGTF
- a CDS encoding peptidylprolyl isomerase, coding for MAVLQKIREKSGLLIGVIGFCLLAFIAGDLLSGGINFNSRNVGEVNGTAISAVDYTNKINNLEQSGQGKGAQLYNQVWTNEVRTILFNDQLEKAGLRLGKDQLINVIKTHPSFSQNPQFLNDAGQFDINKFNTFLAQMKASGSQQWNAWLAYEDQLGNFAKEQMYMNMIKGAIVTTTAEAKMAYKNEATKVSFDYVTVPFNTVNDEQVKVTNEDITAYIKKHAKQFKTTPSRKVEYVFVANKPSKEDEAQAKQLVEDLLKPSVIFNQTTNKNDTISGFTKATDVKEFVNLNSDVPFDSTYYAKEQLPAEHAEKLFNAPIGSIYGPYVFNDYYAVSKVIAKKNTTETVDASHILIAYKGAMKADATVSLTKAEAKAKAEALLKQAQGGANFAALATENTNDSGSKGTGGKYPNIRKGQMVPTFDQYIFNNPVGKLGLVESDFGFHVLKVDKINEKEGVQLATIAKKIEPSTKTQDQIYSQANKFLENVENGKDFAKEATTQGLTSFPATKISPFDEQLVGVEGSHTDAIRWAYNSKTKIGDVKKFDSADGYLVVKLVNINDTELMDAEDARSTVEPILMNEKKAEIIRKQMAGNTLEEVSKNAKVGIVNAIDVTGANPMVNGFQEPLVVGNALGRKANETSKLIDGRNGVYMVKTKNITKAVDLPNYLTFKQKVGTNNRQMVQSLIYSAMYQNADIEDNRHKVLQ
- a CDS encoding transporter associated domain-containing protein, with product MIAYSNANKIYLNLESKKNEDKNHYLKTVTEQPRLFIGSLKVGNSIFITVLSLLFFTTFLHSYETDDLWKIVVFLIALYIISKFIPQTFVKPFANEIILAAKPFIQVILKLFGNIAQFFITITEKSLYKKYPHAKDTEFNLLSTGDLGTYISQQIQASNQQEQLENEFEILKNALSFPKVKVKEIMTPRNEFEFVTETDSIETIRKQFIDTGFSKILITNDTGEHFVGYLHTYDLLQLQQPIENFIRPFVYVYDDLLIKDLLNTLTLRKKSIALVKNQENDIVGLVTLEDIIEELFGEITDEHDDTLIAKQLSETEFIFSATLEIDDIEEKFNISIPSSENYHTLGGFIFNHLKRQPKAKEIIIIKPFKIKILAATNTRIKTVSLTIL
- the lptC gene encoding LPS export ABC transporter periplasmic protein LptC gives rise to the protein MKRYFAHIIALSFVLTACNNDLKDIQNLSKKQLFASGEADSINVKYTDSAKIKAEMYAVKMLDYGKAKYPFNHFPKGVKVTVYDSNKNKNYIVADQATVYNKTGMINLTGNVTITSYDGKILKTNQMYYDQKNNWFFTEHYFKVTDKNKSFFDGIGVDFDQNFKIVNAQQNRAELKEVNNESL